Within the Setaria viridis chromosome 3, Setaria_viridis_v4.0, whole genome shotgun sequence genome, the region ACTCTGTTACGATACAGAGGCGTTGTGGAGATGTAACCGCACCCATGAAGAGCAGTATGTTAGGATGACGCAGTTTCTTCATGAGGGATACCTTCACATATGAATGACATCAGTACAATTAAGAATCCAAACTTTGAAATGAAAGTCACAAGATCTCAAGTTAACAAAAGGCTTCATTAACACTTCCAGAATCAGCTCTAAAGAAAGTAAATGAAGATTTGTCAGCGTCACATTTTATGTTtgttatttcaaaaaaaaaacatttttatgTTTGTCTACATTAATATATTTGTTGACAATGGAAATGGTAGGTTTTGCAGGAACCCTGAAATAGAAAATacaaattgttttttttacaagtttgtctgaagtctgaaccatcCCAAACTATGACTTTTTGATCAAACTAATCCATTGACACACAACGGTTCATGGGCAAAAGGTGAGTTGTTTGGGTCCTGGAGGATTGACAGGGAGAACTGCAATAATTATGACACTAATTGTGTTCATAACTTAATAATTTCTGCAGCTAGAGGATGAGCTGCATGTCCTATTGCCATAAGCTGTATGGTAGCTGTAGCTGGGGATGGGTATCTACCTCTTGTCGAAAGGTCTGTATCAGTTCTTCTGAATATTCTTGCTTGGAAAAAACTTTAACAGCCACATCCTGCTAGAAACATGTCAAATAAGATGATgaaactaaaaaataaaagtaaATTGAGATTAGTAATGCATGGTTCATGCAACAGCCAAGCAACAGAACATACCGAACCATACCACAAAGCATGATATACTGTCCCACAAGAGCCTGCAAATACACAAGTTAAAAGTACGATGATTAAAAGGTATATAATATAGCAGAATGCAGCGTACACCTAAGTTTGCTTTTAGTAGGATGCATGTAAAACTTTATTACTTAATATAAAAGAACCTAGAGTGGAGAATATTCCTATAACCATAATAAAGATCATGCCAAGGCTTATTTGGCAAATCTAGATCCTCGTGTATATAAAGTTTCAAGAGCATCCATGTTGGTGATCAAAATTCTCCTGAGGTCCAGATCCTAAGAGCAAACACATGTGCTTGGAGCAGGACGAACTTAGAAACTAGTAGCAACATAACAATTTGAAATCTCGATCCCAGATTTCAATGCAAAGCAAGCTAAGGCTCTAGCCCTGGGTATCATCATGAGCACATGGTTTGCACTTCTAACAAAGTTAGAACCAAATAGTGGCCAAACAGGGGCTAAAATGGGTATATTCACATCTCCAACTGTAGACCATTCTAGCCCAGATACAAGGGCTCTGGGGAAGGGAAATTCTAGACAGcctcacccttgctaaactttgcAAGGAGACTGGTTTTATCCCCTGGAACTCCAGACCACAAGTGTTGAGACTCTAACACTGTGCCAGGCCTGCCATTTCTATCTAGTCATGATATCATTTTTAAGAAGACATAGAGAATACAAAAACAAATTTAGAGGAAAAGAAGCTACTCCGAAGTACAGACATGCAGACAATAGAACGAACCAAATGCTGACAAAGAACACTAACAAAATTACACGAAAGAAAAATGGAACTTTTTATTTGGTACGAAAAAGAAATATGAAATCATGCATAAACACATCCATATGATCAAGCAACCATTAGTTAAAGGAGAAGCAACTACCTTGACCTATTTGTTCTCCAATGACGAGGTCTTCCCACAAGATCTCATAATCCAGACAATCCGCTTCATGATCTATTTTGTAGAGAGCACTGCTATTAGTGCTTCCAGTGCTGCTTGCACTGCTTGTGCTGTTATTGTTGAAAGAGGACCAGGAACCCGATGCCTCATTTTTGCTAGGCTGGTTGTGTTCAGCGCCTTGGGCATCTGGAGCTGTGCTAGAATCAGAAACCTTCTGATGATTCGGGCCATTCTCTTGGTCACCATGCGTCCATGGTAATGTCACATGATTTCTTTCATCAGGTCCCTCATTCTCCCGCCCTTTCCAAGGCCATGATATCCCTTTCTTGTTCAGCAGGGCCTCTGCCTTTGAACTCAAAATCTTGTGTAACCCTACTTTTCCTTCACCCGATTCATCACTGTTTGGGTTGGTTGATTGCCCAGGCGAGTGCTCTTCCGTAGAAAAGAGGCCACGTGGTGCATCCCCTCTTGGCGTAGTTGTTCCACTAGACGTCGGTTCTTCCTTGGCACCACGATCAGAGCACTGACTCTCACCACTGCCACCTTCCCGTTCTATGCCATTCTCATCTGCCCTGACCCGAGAACGAACTTTATTTGTGACCTTGGTAGCCTGTGTTGTGATTCTAAAAATCAAAAAGGAATATGCTAGCAACAAACAAGAATATATACTAAAAACAGATCAGATTTGATGCCTACACAAGTTCCTCTGCAGATATCGTTCTGGAATTTACAAAACAACCAAGGCAACATCTACAGATGACCGTACACCCCCATTTAAAGTCCTCATTAAGTAACTATTGTTATTGAGATGGTGTGAAATTATATGATGTCTGGTAAATGACCTTTGGAGTAGAAATGGACCATTGAAAGAAAAGTCTATCAACTTGCAAAATTGCAATGTTTTTAACAACATATTATTACAAGCTAGAATGCTATGTATTTGGAAAAAGTAGTGCTATATCTACAACTTCTGTTTAATAGAAAAACAGAGCTTACCAAATTTGTTATCTTAGACGCTAAAGTGCTTTGCAGGGGTTGCTGAGGATCAAAAGGACTTCTGTTCAACAAATTGGTTTTGCGACTACTGTTGCTGCAACTCCCATCACAAGATGCCCTAGACGATTCTGGTTGGGGCCTTGCAGGGGTTGGAGGCCTACAAAATATCTGCTCCAAGTGGCGGGAATCACTTGAAACGCAAATGATACCCACCAAACTCCCATCCTCATCGTAGAAAGGTGTGTTGGTGGCAACAGCTGAAAATCTATCTCCTTCCTTGTTCTTAACTGGAAACTTCCCAGTCCAACTTTCACCCATAGAAATACGTCGGAAGATGTCATTTACCACATTGTGGTCACGGGAATCAACCAGAAGCATGAGGGCATCCTGACCAAGGGCTTCAGATGCAGGATAGCCAAACAGATTTTCCGCAGACCGATTCCTGTAGCAGTAAATGACAGAATTTGGTGAAAAGGGAAGCACTAACAAGAACAAAATGGGATTAAATTAAGAAAACTTGTGCAGAACCAGTTGTGCTTTGTAGTGCAGTTTAGAAGCACGCACACTTACCAAACTAAGTTGTTTGTCTGATTAAAGGCAAAGAAGCAGCATTTCAAATTTTACAAATGATAAATAGACTGCCATGGAGCAAACTGCATATTCTGTCAATATTTAAATTTAAATAAGAAACgcaagtaaaaaaaatcaactaccaTTCTACCAACAGAGTGCATTTTGTGACTTAATGCTGACCCTCAACCAACGAACAGTAACAAGATGTTTAATGAAGGCAGAACTTCACAGTACTCATCACCAGAACCAGCTAGAGTCTATGCATCCCATCTAGTATTCAATTACCGTGCCTTAGCACAGATGATAAGTAACCCTAATATCCTTACAGAGTTAGGGTTCTATGTGCACCAACAGTGTAACAGAGTGTCACCCACACTATCCCACTGTAACCACTATTTCTAACCAGTATCACATGCTATGCTAGATAAAAATGATACACAGAGATTGCTAGTGCCCGAACACATTTCATTTAGGTTGCAATGTCACTTACTCACTTCGTTTCAGGTGCTAGAATCAAAATATCTGACCAGCATGACCATTGGATTTCCTCAAACGTTGTCAAGCTTATAGGTTGCAGGCAAGCAAATCAAGAAACGCTGAAGAACCAGAAATCTAACCAGTATATGATCCTTCCATCGAGGTCGAGAATGTGGACGGACTGCCCCAGCGACTGCAGCACCCTGGAGTACTGCCTCTCAGGCAACCTAGCGCTGGTGCTGGCGTCTCCGGCGCTAGTGGCGCGGCCCTCGCGCTGCAGCGGTGACGAGTGCGGGAACGAATTCGATCCCCGGGCCCACGCCCGTTGACCGCCCTCGAACCCCCCGGACAGCCGCCTCCCCGGCGGCTTCCCCTTGTAatgcgtcggcggcgggggcaccGGCGCGCCGCGCTGCGGCGAGACTGACTGCGAGCGCCGCCGCTCCGCGACGCCGGGTATGAGCATGGACATCTCCTGCTTGAGCTGCGCCTGCCCAACCTCCAGCTTCCGgatcttcttcaggagctcctcCCCACTGGACTccatccccgccggcgccggcgccggcgtccttgAAACTGCTGAGGCCGACTCGTCCTCAAACCGAGCCAACCGCCGGCATCACCGCCCTCCCGAGCGCCCtagagctgccgccgccgccgccgcgtccgcctcGCCTTCTCCAGACGGCCCCTCGGAGCTCGAAAGGTCGCTCCTTTCTCCGCTCCCGAGGCAGATTCGACGGCAGATGGAGCAGAAACTGCGCGCTCTCCGATTCTCCGAGATCTCTAGCAGCGATTTCCCGGACAGGAACCGGCTGAATCGAGGGAAAAATACGATCTTTTCTGGGGAGCAGTTCTATCTCCCTCACAAGTCACACACACGCATCCAGATGGAGATTGAATAAAATAATATCAATAATAATGGGGAGAATAAatggtagagagagagagagaaaatataTATAGGATATGGAGGGAAATGGTGACTTGGTGAGTTGTTCTTGAGTGTTCTCCTCCTGTGATTGGTCAGCTTGGTGATAAAAAAACTGCAGGGGCTGCTTGCTTGGCTTCCTAATGCCATTTTATGTATCTGGTCTTAGTTTTTGTTTGGCATTTTGGAGTCTTCCCAAAATACTTTCTAACCATTTTCAGTTTCTGCAATTTGAagtttttctataatttcctCGGGTGTTGTGTTGATCCACACAGGGCCTGTCCCTGTCCCTATCCATCTACCTTGCTGCCAGTGCCAACCTGTGTTGTCACCctgttgaaagaaaaaaaaattggcaatTGGGAAATTGGTTGGTGTACTACACATCACAACTCACAAGGGGGCTTGCAGCTTGCTATTCTCACCTGCTGGCCTGCTCACGTCTCGTTTAGTTGTCAAAATTTGGAGTGCCAAAATgactgtgccagcactgtagcacactgtagcgtttcgtttgtatttgtgaattattgtccaaacattgactaattaggctcaaaagattcgtctcgcaaagtacaacaaaactgtgcaattagtttttaatttcgtctacatttagtactccatgcatgtaccgcaagtttgatgtgacggggaatcttctttttgcatagtgtcaaagttggaagttaggggtgaactaaacaaggatCTGGTGTTGTGTTGCTACAATTTcgggctagggttagggttagtaCGTGCTTGGCTTTTACAGCGACTGTCTTTTGGTCTGTGACTGCATGTGTTGCCAGTTTTTGTTTTGGTGCTCATTCAtgtgttttgtttttgttgctgTGTTGTAGGGCCCTTTTGTGGATGTCTATAGATTAGCACTCAACTGTCTGGAGCTGCAAGCTTCCCTGCCACAATTTCGGTCACCTTTTTTTTCACTTGCGTTTGTTGTATTGTTGATATTCTTTATGTGGTGGGTATACTTTTGACCAAAAGATCTGGTCATGCCCATGTCTAGCTCTAGTAATACCCAAGCAAGATGTACCAAGGAAAAAATGATGTATGAATATTAGTTCAACTATCATGGGATGGGACAAAGTTCTGATTAGCTAGCTCTTTAATGCTCCATGTGGCCTGACTTGAATTCAAGATTTATAAGACAAAGGTTATGCTTAATCACCAAGGAAAAAGTTTGAGAAGTatctaaaaaaagaagaaaaagaaataataatatactccctccattttaaattgtaggtcgttttgatttttctagatttgtagatgtttgtatgcatctagacatacaatatatttatgtatatagtaaaaaatattcagctagaaaagtcaaaacgacctacgagACGGGATACTCCCACCCGTTACAATCGTTACAAAATAACTAAGGTTTTAGATATTGATGACATAGTCCTCAAAACACAATTTTAACTATTAATTTTCGttacaaaatatttatattgtatCTCAAGGCAAAACTACTGAAATATCAATTGTAAATATCTAATATATGTCAACATATAAAAAGTGATTTATAGCCATTTTTTATTTAGGACAGCCTAGAGGGAGTACTAACAAACCGTATGTCTTTTTGACAAGTAAATCATCTCCGGTATTCCCCTAAAATAGTTATGTCCTATATTAAATTATAATTTCAGGTACATTAATATAGTTTCAGTCTACCGATTTTTCTCATAAATGTCAACTGATTAACAAACTTTGCTTTTGCTGGTTTTGACCATTGAGCAATATTTTAGTCTTGCAGACAACTTCTGGCAAATCAGATGCATTTTTCTATCATTGGCTTGCACCGCCAAAACCTGAAGTCAACGTCATGAATCGTAGTCACacgaaatatatatatatatatatatgtatatgtatatatatgtatatatatgtgtatatatatatatatataatactccatccgttcctaAATTAAATTATAGGTCCTTATGGCTCTTTTAGATCTATAGATATTATTACGCATCTAGAcaactaaaaaatcaaaacgaactacaatttggaacggagggaaaaATTATGTTAGCTTTGCTCTAGCTAAAATAGTCAAGCATCAGGTCCAGGTACATTGAACTGTTTCCAAATCCCCTTTATGAATCCAGATAACCATCCAGCAGTAACAGTTAGAGCAAAAAGAACGGCATTTATCCGAAAATAGTCAGTCTGTCGACCAATCTCTTTCAGCTGTCAAGTTTGCCTAGGTTTCTCAGAGATAGTCGTCCTCGCACAAGAGCATATTCCTTCCAGAAACATTGGATCACAAGCAATCATTAGCTTTGCATCCATATGAAGCAAACCCTTTCCTGGAAGTGTTTTGCTCCCGGACGCGATTCTTGCTTGTGCAGACGTGCAGTACATCCATGAACCTTTTGCAGTTCGACTATCTGGATCTGGATATGGTGTCCAGTGCTTCAGCTTAGTAGCATATCATGAACAGATCATCtgtgaaaaaaagagagaggataTTTTCAAGTAATTTTCACTGTTCGTTCACTATTTAGAACTTGATTAACATCAACTCTTAAAATTTAGTGAATAAAGTCGAGATATTTTTGTTAGACTTTCCAATAGAGGCGTTTTTTGAGTATTGTATATTTATCACTATTTGCATACATTATAGACACATGTGAAAAGTGACACTCAAATTTTAAATACTGAAATAAGTAATGAGAATTGTTTGTAAACAAAAGTAGCACAAAGATAGGCTACGCTACTCAGCTAATCAAATACATACATCAGCTTTCCTTCAGAAAGATAAAGAAATCAACTTGCAAAAAGGGATATTTGCAGATCGCAATAGCATGCTCAACCAATTGCGCACCTGGACCACATattctctttcctttttctctggCTTGAATTGTCACACACAGCAAATGGtttttaattatttcttttgaCCACCCCTCGTGCCAGATGTCATTTCAATGACTGAAAATATCCAAAAGGGTGAAAGAAACATAATTTCCAGAATTCCCGCTTCTGTCTTGGCCCATTTGCATGGCTGACAAATCTCCATGTAAAAGTTATCATCTCCAGGTCCAATTATGCAAGATGAACTATCAGATATTGGCCACAGCTGCAAATCTGAATCAGCAGAGAACACATTGCACTGGTCTTCACCACTCTTTTCGAGCTCCAGCCTTTACAACCCTTCCCCAGCCAGCCACTTGAGCTGCTGCCACACAAAAGAGCCACAGCCACAGGCTGTTCATGAACGGGGAGGTGCTCTATCCTCTGTGCATCTTCAGCAAAGCTGGCATCTTTCCAAGCAGCAAAGGCATCACGGGCCAAAGGGGGAAAGCAACGGAGGTGTCGCCATCCATGGGCAAGTGTAGCTTTCATCAAACAAACAGAAAGAAGAACTCAGGACCTTAAGGGCATAATTGACTGCACATGAATAGCGACAAATCACCATCCCAGGAACTGTCTTTTCTTTGTCATTAAGGAAGCTGAGGCACAGGTCCGAGGTCAGGACGGTGAAGCACCAATTGTGAAGAAGTTTGATTTTTACCTTGATGAAAAAAGAGTTGTAAGGCAGGCTGCCAATTTTACAACATTACATACCTGGCTAACAAAAGCCTAAAACACTGGGATTTGATAGAGTGAGCTATTTGCCTACTTCCCTGAACCTATGATACACTACAATCTTCTGAACGAAGGTGAATAAAAAGCTTGCAACAGACCCAACGCTAACAGGGATGATGAGATGAGATTTAGGGGAGGCTACAACTGCAACGCCTGTAATCTCGGTACCAGATTGGGCGGATTTGCATGCTGTACTCGCTCATTGCGGAGGAGAAGGATGTTAATGGTGCCAGACTCTCTCAACCAGGCAGCCACCACAGCACTGGGTGACACAAACCTTCCAATGTTGAAGCGTTCGACCTGAAACGGTGCTCCAATTGAAAGGAGCAATGCTTCAATGACACGCCGGAGAGTGCTTGAGCCAGCTATCTTGCTATGCTTTCCCCATCCTGTCAGAATGCTGTAGAGACATAAAACATGGAGTTAGTTCAGGCAAAGCCAAGAGATTCAGGACCAAATACTAGATTTGCACAAACGCATGATAAAATGGAAGTGCTAGATAAGGACCAAGTACCTTAAAAATTCAGGCATAGCTCGTCCTTCAAAGACAATAGAGCGCACATTCAGGAGCCATGCATGAACCATTGCTTGAGCTGCACCACATGACATAAGGTGCAGGTCCAGGCAGAACTCGCTCCATGTGTTCTCCCAAACACGACGGTTTACCCCTTCAAGCACAACTTGCTGAGCTCCTTGTCTCTGAAAATGGTCAGTAACACAAACATGTCACTAAGATCACTAAGCTAGATTATAGTGAGATACATACGTATATGGAAAGAGTTTACACAACTCATGCAATGAAAAGTTAGGATGGATAGTTGGGAGACAACAAACAAGTTGTCAAAAGCGAAATAAAATATATAGTCACAACATTCCCAGGTCAATATGGTCGAGGAACACGGTACTACTTGTGGAAGGTTTTCACAAGGCAGGGACAACGTTCCTGGAATAGGAACGATGTTCCCAGCTCGAGGTATGCCAGCATTAACACCATTCCTTGCAACTATTATAAAAGTAGgttcttttccaaaaaaaaattaacagtGGAAAATAATATTACCAGAAAATAGTGACCATTAATAAACAACATCAGTACTTGAATCCAAGCATACAATAAAGAGAAAATCTACCTGGCCAAAATGCCATAGCACATCAGTAAGAGCATTGTAGAAGGCAGAAGATGTTGGAGAATCCATGCGTCCCAACTGATTAAAGAGGGACCGTGCTTGAGACCAAACTTCTCGATGGCCCATCAAAAGCCCATACGCAACCCCATATACAAAGTTATCAAACAAGCGAAGCTGTTCCAGTAAAAGGGCTGCATCTTCAAAACTGTTACAGCGACTGCAAGAACAAGATTGAAGCAAACAGTTAGAAACCACACAAAACTTAAGAGGACACAGAACTTAAGAGAACTTAGCAGGCTCATCTTTCGCTTTTGTGCTATTTGTTTTGAATAACAAGGCCACAGTTAGCATATTCTAGTATCAAAGAAAACGATAGGTTTACAGAATATAGAGTAACTTTGTGTATTCATGAAATATAGGAATACTGAAGTTCAACCAGTGTAAACATAAATCCACATTGAATTTATCTAGtttaaactgaaaaaaaaacagtttaaTATCCAGGGTAATGCAGCACCAATTGTTGAATTTTCAACTGATACAGTGCACAAGAGTGTATTTCTACGGGCAGAACAACATTAGCAATAGAAAAGCTCTAATGAAATGATGAAGATGTAAAGATGTACCTGCAAGCATTCAGGATCGCAGAAAACGTTACAACATTTGGTCGTACACCCTGCTGGACCATCTTCTGAAATAATTCCAGAATGAAAAataattcctgggacctcctcATCCGAGCATCAACAGCAGAGCGCCACCCTCTGGTCGCTGGATTAGCGGCCCTTACAATCTGGCCACCATAAACGCCAACAATTCCCAGGTCACCAATCTCAGGATCCTCCTCAGGAAGAATCTTAGACTTGCCAAATGCATCGATAATTGTGTTGTAGGTTACAACATTTGGCTTGATACCCATCTTCATCATCTCATCAAGCAAAGACAAAGCACATTCTACCAAGCCATTCTTGGCTAATGTATCAATAAAAGAGCTGAACAGAACAACATCTGCCTTTAGGCCAGACTCCTTAAAATCCAAGTAGACATTAAATGCATCTCCATGCATTCCTGCCTTTGAATAGATATCTATCAAAGTTGAGTATGTCAGCACACTAGGAGCTACACCTTGTGCTCGCATATCTTGAACAAGCAAAGCAACCATGTCCAAGCGTCCTTGCTTTCCATATCCATTAATCAAGGAATTGTATGTAACAGTGTCTTTCTCAATACCCAAACTCTCCATCTCTTCACACACAGTAGCAATTTCATCATACTTCCCTGTCTTCACATATATCGCCAGCAAGGTGTTGTAGCAAACTCGGTCCAGTTGAATTCCCAAAGACTTCATCTTTCCGCGCAACTTGAGTGCCTCATCATATTTCTCCAGTTTTGAGAAGCCATCCATAAGCGTACTATATGTAACAACATTTGGCTTGACATTTTTTGCTTCCATATCCAAGACAACCTGCATAGCTAGCTCCATGTTGCCACACTTGCAAATTGCATCGACAAATGTGTTGTAAGTGTAAATGTCACGACCACTGCCAAGATGGATCATTTCATCGAAGACTGCACGAGCATCTTCCAAATGGCCAGCCCGGCTACATGCAGCAAGAAGTGAATTAAACGTCTTGCGATCTGGACAGAGCCCATCCTGCAGCATCTGACGGAAATACCCCAGTGTGAGCCTAAGGTCAACACCCCCTTTTCCACATGCATCAATAACTGCATTGTACGACACCGTAGTAGGCCGCAAGCCTGCACCTTTCATCGACTCGAGCACCCCCATGGCCTCCGTTGCGAGCCCACTCCTCGCATAAGCTGAGATGAGTGCAGAGTGCGCAAACACCGTGTTGCCATAGCCCCCAGCAATGCCAGAATCAAAAGCCCTCCTTGCCAGGTCAGGTCGACCAATCTTGCCAAGCGCACCGATAGCTGCAGTCAGCAGTTTGCCTTTCtcaacagcaccaccaccaacaagAGGCAACGCAGCATAAAACACCTCATAGGCACGGTATGCCGATTTATCCCTGTCGCCAAGCTCCCGGAGGACCTGGCAGTAGTCCTCGGGAGCGACTAGCTCGCCCCGAAAGGACGAAAGCGCCGCACTGAGCGCTCGCTGGTCTTCAGGCGCCAGACGGAGCAGCTTGTCGACGCAGCGccccgcggcggccgaggaCGCACGCCAGCGGTCCTgggctcccgcgccgccgccgccgccacgggtgCGCTTGGAGATGGTCCTGGTGGTGCGCGCGCGCCGGAACTCCGggccgagcgcggcggcggccgccgcggcgcgctgcGGCTGCTGCACCCACGGCGCGCCGGGGCCGACGAAGATTGGGTTGTGGGCGGGCGGGcacgccgcggaggaggaggccgtggacgccgccgcgaggaggtgcggcgggcacagcgccgccgccgcggccgacgccgaggccggcggcgcggacgcGTGCAGGCgcgcggtggccgtggccgccgccgccgcggacgccgaGTGGTGGTGCGCCGGGTGGTGCGACGCCGCGTGCGCCTGCGACGGCGTGAAGTGCGTCGCCatcccggcggcagcggcctccCAGCAGACCACGCAACCGCGCGAGAATCACCTCCTCTCCCAGACGGCGGACTCTTCGCCTCCCCTCCCAAACCCGATCAAATTCCGCCTACGAAATCCCACCAAGCTCCAATCTTTCCCACGAAATCACCAACTCCTCACCCCCTGATCCCCTCCTACACCCCAATCTAGCCAAAAAAGGCAGGCTACGCCCGGAATCGTATCTCCGGGTCCTCGCGCGCGGGAGGCACGGGACTAGCCAAAACAGAGGCTCCAGAAAGGTGGGGGCTTTGACGGCTAAACCAGGTCCGTTTCGCTGCGGTGCAGCGTCGGTGGAGATGATGGTGAGGGGGTCATCATGCCGGTGGGCGATCGATTTGGCGATAAGATGAGGGGATTTGGCGCCGGATTTCGCGAGGCGGGGATTGGGTGGCTGGGACGAACACACGCGTGGCGTGGGTGGGGAAGGTGGAAGGAAGCGAAGGAAAGAGATAAGACGCCAAAAAAAAAGTGAGCGGATTTTTGGACTGTTTCGTGGGGCCCCCCGCACACACGCCTCGGAAGATTTCCTCCGCAACCTACCGGCATTTCCTACAGATCTGACGTGTGGGACCAAATACCTCCGTGGCCCACCTGCAGTGGGGTGTGGAGGGGTGGTGGCGTGTCGTGTGAGTCGAGGGGGCCATTGGCTTCGGGGACGCCGGGGAGGTAGGCGAGGCGGTGTgggagtatgacatgtgggaccgGATCGCAGCGCGGCTGAGCTGGCGAGTTTCGTGGCGGACGATTGGGTGGCCCGGGCGGCTGCTGAGCTGGCAAAGTGCTACGGCCACTCGTCGAGCGCCTGCGCTTTCCTGCGCGCAGAGCTGTTGGGGTTTGTTTGTTTTGGTCAAATTCCGTGGAAAAGTGTATAAACTCCATTTGAATTCCTTGGGATTTCATACTTCTAGGTGGAGTTATTGCAAATGGTGTGTTGTTTGGATACTACATCCATAATGGTTGACGTCAAATTTATTGTTCTAAGGATTGGAGCAGAGAGTTAGCGAACGTGAAGAATGCAAATGGTTAGGTGTAATTTTCAACCGTATGTGTTTCTTTGCTAT harbors:
- the LOC117848149 gene encoding uncharacterized protein isoform X2; the protein is MESSGEELLKKIRKLEVGQAQLKQEMSMLIPGVAERRRSQSVSPQRGAPVPPPPTHYKGKPPGRRLSGGFEGGQRAWARGSNSFPHSSPLQREGRATSAGDASTSARLPERQYSRVLQSLGQSVHILDLDGRIIYWNRSAENLFGYPASEALGQDALMLLVDSRDHNVVNDIFRRISMGESWTGKFPVKNKEGDRFSAVATNTPFYDEDGSLVGIICVSSDSRHLEQIFCRPPTPARPQPESSRASCDGSCSNSSRKTNLLNRSPFDPQQPLQSTLASKITNLATKVTNKVRSRVRADENGIEREGGSGESQCSDRGAKEEPTSSGTTTPRGDAPRGLFSTEEHSPGQSTNPNSDESGEGKVGLHKILSSKAEALLNKKGISWPWKGRENEGPDERNHVTLPWTHGDQENGPNHQKVSDSSTAPDAQGAEHNQPSKNEASGSWSSFNNNSTSSASSTGSTNSSALYKIDHEADCLDYEILWEDLVIGEQIGQGSCGTVYHALWYGSDVAVKVFSKQEYSEELIQTFRQEVSLMKKLRHPNILLFMGAVTSPQRLCIVTEFLPRGSLFRLLQRSGTKLDVRRRVHMALDIARGMNYLHHSSPPIIHRDLKSSNLLVDKNWTVKVADFGLSRIKRETFLTTKTGKGTPQWMAPEVLRNEPSDEKSDVYSYGVILWELVTQKIPWENLNSMQVIGAVGFMNQRLDIPSDVDPQWSSIILSCWESDPQQRPSFQDLMERLRELQRHYAIQQRNAKNSLEE
- the LOC117848149 gene encoding uncharacterized protein isoform X1, which encodes MESSGEELLKKIRKLEVGQAQLKQEMSMLIPGVAERRRSQSVSPQRGAPVPPPPTHYKGKPPGRRLSGGFEGGQRAWARGSNSFPHSSPLQREGRATSAGDASTSARLPERQYSRVLQSLGQSVHILDLDGRIIYWNRSAENLFGYPASEALGQDALMLLVDSRDHNVVNDIFRRISMGESWTGKFPVKNKEGDRFSAVATNTPFYDEDGSLVGIICVSSDSRHLEQIFCRPPTPARPQPESSRASCDGSCSNSSRKTNLLNRSPFDPQQPLQSTLASKITNLATKVTNKVRSRVRADENGIEREGGSGESQCSDRGAKEEPTSSGTTTPRGDAPRGLFSTEEHSPGQSTNPNSDESGEGKVGLHKILSSKAEALLNKKGISWPWKGRENEGPDERNHVTLPWTHGDQENGPNHQKVSDSSTAPDAQGAEHNQPSKNEASGSWSSFNNNSTSSASSTGSTNSSALYKIDHEADCLDYEILWEDLVIGEQIGQGSCGTVYHALWYGSQDVAVKVFSKQEYSEELIQTFRQEVSLMKKLRHPNILLFMGAVTSPQRLCIVTEFLPRGSLFRLLQRSGTKLDVRRRVHMALDIARGMNYLHHSSPPIIHRDLKSSNLLVDKNWTVKVADFGLSRIKRETFLTTKTGKGTPQWMAPEVLRNEPSDEKSDVYSYGVILWELVTQKIPWENLNSMQVIGAVGFMNQRLDIPSDVDPQWSSIILSCWESDPQQRPSFQDLMERLRELQRHYAIQQRNAKNSLEE
- the LOC117848576 gene encoding uncharacterized protein, yielding MATHFTPSQAHAASHHPAHHHSASAAAAATATARLHASAPPASASAAAAALCPPHLLAAASTASSSAACPPAHNPIFVGPGAPWVQQPQRAAAAAAALGPEFRRARTTRTISKRTRGGGGGAGAQDRWRASSAAAGRCVDKLLRLAPEDQRALSAALSSFRGELVAPEDYCQVLRELGDRDKSAYRAYEVFYAALPLVGGGAVEKGKLLTAAIGALGKIGRPDLARRAFDSGIAGGYGNTVFAHSALISAYARSGLATEAMGVLESMKGAGLRPTTVSYNAVIDACGKGGVDLRLTLGYFRQMLQDGLCPDRKTFNSLLAACSRAGHLEDARAVFDEMIHLGSGRDIYTYNTFVDAICKCGNMELAMQVVLDMEAKNVKPNVVTYSTLMDGFSKLEKYDEALKLRGKMKSLGIQLDRVCYNTLLAIYVKTGKYDEIATVCEEMESLGIEKDTVTYNSLINGYGKQGRLDMVALLVQDMRAQGVAPSVLTYSTLIDIYSKAGMHGDAFNVYLDFKESGLKADVVLFSSFIDTLAKNGLVECALSLLDEMMKMGIKPNVVTYNTIIDAFGKSKILPEEDPEIGDLGIVGVYGGQIVRAANPATRGWRSAVDARMRRSQELFFILELFQKMVQQGVRPNVVTFSAILNACSRCNSFEDAALLLEQLRLFDNFVYGVAYGLLMGHREVWSQARSLFNQLGRMDSPTSSAFYNALTDVLWHFGQRQGAQQVVLEGVNRRVWENTWSEFCLDLHLMSCGAAQAMVHAWLLNVRSIVFEGRAMPEFLSILTGWGKHSKIAGSSTLRRVIEALLLSIGAPFQVERFNIGRFVSPSAVVAAWLRESGTINILLLRNERVQHANPPNLVPRLQALQL